The Triticum dicoccoides isolate Atlit2015 ecotype Zavitan chromosome 6A, WEW_v2.0, whole genome shotgun sequence genome has a window encoding:
- the LOC119318828 gene encoding expansin-B2-like — MAGVSTNDIAIVLVALLSVLVTSVCSAANYDTSAARSYNSGWLPAKATWYGAPTGAGPNDNGGACGFKNVNQYPFSSMTSCGNEPLFDGGAGCGSCYEIRCVAANNPSCSGQPRRVVITDMNYYPVARYHFDLSGTAFGAMAKNGLNDKLRHAGIIDMQFRRVRCNFPGMKVTFHVQRGSNPNYLAVLVEYANVDGTVVRMELMQTRNGRPTGSWEPMRRSWGSIWRMDTSRPLQGPFSMRITSDSGKTLVANNVIPAYWRPDKAYGSNVQFY, encoded by the exons ATGGCTGGCGTCTCCACCAACGACATTGCCATTGTGCTTGTGGCACTTCTCTCCGTGCTCGTCACGTCCGTCTGTTCTGCGGCCAACTACGACACCTCCGCCGCTAGATCCTACAACTCCGGCTGGCTCCCCGCGAAGGCCACCTGGTACGGTGCGCCCACCGGCGCCGGACCCAACGACAACG GCGGTGCTTGCGGCTTCAAGAACGTCAACCAGTACCCTTTCTCCTCCATGACGTCCTGCGGCAACGAGCCTCTGTTCGACGGTGGCGCAGGCTGCGGCAGCTGCTATGAG ATCCGATGTGTCGCCGCCAACAACCCTTCCTGCTCCGGCCAGCCGAGGAGGGTGGTCATCACCGACATGAACTACTACCCCGTGGCCAGGTACCACTTCGACCTCAGTGGCACGGCGTTCGGGGCCATGGCCAAGAACGGCCTCAACGACAAGCTCCGCCACGCCGGCATCATCGACATGCAGTTCAGGAGGGTGCGATGCAACTTCCCGGGCATGAAGGTCACCTTCCACGTCCAGCGTGGCTCCAACCCCAACTACCTCGCGGTGCTCGTGGAGTACGCCAACGTCGACGGCACCGTGGTCCGCATGGAGCTGATGCAGACCAGGAACGGCCGCCCCACGGGGTCCTGGGAGCCGATGCGCCGCTCCTGGGGATCCATCTGGCGGATGGACACCAGCCGCCCGCTGCAGGGGCCCTTCTCCATGCGCATCACCAGCGACTCCGGGAAGACGCTGGTGGCCAACAATGTCATCCCGGCCTACTGGCGGCCGGACAAAGCCTACGGGTCCAACGTCCAGTTCTATTGA